Below is a genomic region from Leifsonia sp. Root112D2.
TGTCGCAGGCTTGCGTGGGCGAACCGGTGTCGCACACGGTGTAGGTGAACGAATCCGAACCGACGTAATCCGTCTCAGGGCCGTAGCTGATCGTACCGTCGGCGTTCACGACGACCGTGCCGTGGCCGGGCTGATCCGTGATCGTCGGGTTGCCCAGCGGCTGACCGGATGCTGAGGTGGCTGTGGTCAGCACGTCGACCGGGTCGGCGTCGGTGTTGACCCGAGTGCCGATGGTGGCATCCTGCACCACCACCACATTCGCGCCAACGGACACGCTCACCGGCGAGTTGTGGCAGACGCCATCGGTGTCGCAGACCTGGATCGCGTAGGAGTCGTCACCGGTGTAGCCGGCAGTGGGCGTGTATGTCACCGCACCACTGTGCGGGTCGATCGCGATCGACCCGTGGGCAGGCGCAGTCTCCTGCGTCACCTGGGTCGGGTCGAGCAGCAGCCCGGTGGTCGTCACGATGTCCGCGAGCGGCGTGGTCACCGGGGCGTTTTGCGCGGTCGGGATGCTCGGGGTCGCGTCGAGGAAGACGTTGGCCACCGTCACCTGCACCGTGGCGGTGTCGCACACCGGGGTGGGGGTGGACGTGTCGCACAGCTGGTAGCCGTAGGAGTCGGTGCCAGACCAGGCAGCAGCAGGGGTATAGGTGATAGTGCCGTCTCCGTTCACCACGGCGCTGCCGTGCGTGGGCGAAGTCGGCACCGTCGGGTGGGCCAGCGGCTGCCCGCTCTGGGTCGTGTCGTTGCCGGTCACATCTGTCGTCACCGGTGTGACAGCGGTCGTGGCGTCGGTGTCGTTGACGGCGTCGACGACGTTGACGCCGACGGCCACCGTCACGGTTGACACGTGGCACTGTGCAGGGCTGGACGTGTCGCAGACCGTCACCTCGTACGAGTCGGCCCCCGAATACCCCGGCGCCGGGATGTAGGTGACCGCGCCGGTCGTCGTGTCGATGGTGATCGACCCATGCGTCGGTGCGGTGTTCTGCGCCACGCTCGCGGGATCCAGCGATGCGCCGGTGGTGGTCACGATGTCGGACAGCGGCGTGTTGATCGACTGGTTCTGGGGGGTGGCGATCGCCGGGTCGAGGTCGGTGAACACGTTGCGCACCGTGTCCGTGTCGGTTGCACCATCGGTCAGCGTGGGGCCACCGGCCGGGTCGGGCGCTGAGACGGACGCAGTGTTGAACAGCGTGTCCTGCGTGCCGTCGTCGATCTGTACGGTAACCGTGACGGTGATCGCGGCGCCACTGCCACCGGTCGTGTCGCTGCCGTCGGCGCTGGGCGCGCCGGTCGGGTTCAGCTCGGCGAGGTTCCAGGTCACCGTCTGCCCGCTCGCGGTGCCGCCATCGGAGGCGCTAACGAAGGTCTCACCGGCCGGCAGCGTGTCGGTGAGTACCGCGCCGGCCACCGCCTCACTGCTGAGGTGGCTGGCGACTGTCAGCGAATAGGTGGTCTGCTCGCCGACCGTCACACTCGTGGTGTTGTCGGTCTTGTCGAGCGTGATGAGCGGCAGGGTTGAGTCGGCGACCGCGGCGCAGAAGGACGTGTCGTTGTTGGTCAGATCGGGGTCGTACAACGTGCCGGTGACCGAGGCGTCGATGCAGCTGGGACCAGTTGCATCCTCATCGACGAGTACCGGAATGCTCAGGGTATCCGGGGCGTCCAGGCTCAGGTTACGCACGGTGCCATCGGGTTTCTGCGTCACGCAGCTCAGCGTGACCGGTCCGGCGATCGGCGCGGAGTCACCAGCCGCATCCGAGCAGGCGTAGCCGATCGGAGCGAGGTCGGTGACGCTGAACCCGGCCGGGATCACCGCGGTGACTGTCGCCGGCGACAGCGGCGAACCGCCGTGGTTGATCACGGTGAAGTCGGCCGCCCCAGGTCGGCCCTGCTGCATCGGCAGGTGAGCCGGCGCGGTGATCTCCAGATCAGCGGCCTGGGTCGACGCGCAGACCGCTGCCGGTTCGATCGGCGCCAGCGTGGCGGCGGTGGCGGCGATCGAATTGCACGCCACCAGGTTGGCGGTGCCGTCGACGAGGGAGGCCTCGTAGTCGAAGGTGACCGACGCGCCAGCGGCCAGGCTCGTGACCTGGGCGCGGATTGCTTTCGCCTCGGTAACCGTGGTCCCCCAGTCGTCGGCGTCGGTGGTTCCCGTGTACACCTGTGGCCGGGCCGGGTTGGTCGAGCCGGAGTAGCTCAGGTCCACGCCGGCCGACACGTCGCTGACGGTGGCGAGGACTTCCTGCACGGTGCTGCCACGCGGGGTGCTCGCGGTGCCGTCGGTGAGTCCGGTGTCATTTTTGTAGGGGAGCACGTCGTAGGCGACCACGTTGTTCAGGTCGACGTTGCCGCTGTTGGCGAGCGTGACGCGGTATTTGATCGCGGTGGCGTTCGGTGGCACCCCGACGGTGATGTTGGAGTCGGAAATCCAATCGCAGCCGTCTGCCTGCTCGGCATCCGGGTGGCAGATCTGCTTGGTCACCGCAATGGACTTGCTCGGAGCCAGGCTTGTGGTGTTCGAGCGCCACGAGTACTGCTCGGTGGCGTTGCCGTCACCGTCGAAGTCGCTCGCGTCGGTGTAGGCGTTCGGGTAGTAGAGCGCGACCGGGCCGTTGTTGACGTCACCGAGGAACAGGTAGGCGGTCTGGTTGTTCGTCCCCGCCGTCGCCGCCCCGGTCGGAACGGTGTCGACCGTCATCGTCGGTAGGTTGAACTTTCCGACGTCGGTGACCGCGGCGGGCCAGGTGGCCAGCACTGCGTCGTAGGATTCGCCGTTGTAGGTGACCGTTTTGTAGTCGTACGTCATGCCCGGCACGCCACTCACCGCGGCGCTGCCGGCAGTGATGTTCCAGTCTTTCGGTGCAAGGAACACATACTGTGGGCGATAGTTCGCGCCGGCCGCGACGTTGTCCATCGCTCCGCTCATTTTCCAACCCACGGTGCCACCGACGATCGGCGTTCCGGTGGCG
It encodes:
- a CDS encoding Ig-like domain-containing protein codes for the protein MVAILASLLVLASSLAPTLAAEAAGPAVVAVTVSITDPTGAVVSEVDASSMANYSVNVAYSCSVADCTGVQVVIDPTVLDPIYGQYRKETAVTFTPPFSPAPSFTGSLGAGYTVDLGTVAVGTGGSFKLAYRIDARYSGPQPGSFFLDGSPITARATVSASNADSSAVGTASANWVSSIPAAPTARLSAPASIRTDTPVTITAEGDSRCLSYNGAGVLLGIPWLTCAKDYTAPVTLPADAQYVAGSGGSYNAGTRTVTFSQTGAAAAGGLAFNDNTFQIVFPSDAFPTSGDGCVASEVFSVTETMTYLDGTVRTADPASTAIKVQNCTPFAKGALSKAIGGRDGGTPTDAIVDIPLTPGGVNNKYWQVEADNQANVAGVATITDADLGQDDMPITSIRIVGGGPATVNYTLDDATTGSATVAQGATWTPPSGHTIAGVSATSSLLVGPNSVESGTAVTRFIIRLNFSVHDGTTPGPRTNTATASIAYPDQPELGTLDLGSTTATATLQVNADVTLNAGGPSVTATGTPIVGGTVGWKMSGAMDNVAAGANYRPQYVFLAPKDWNITAGSAAVSGVPGMTYDYKTVTYNGESYDAVLATWPAAVTDVGKFNLPTMTVDTVPTGAATAGTNNQTAYLFLGDVNNGPVALYYPNAYTDASDFDGDGNATEQYSWRSNTTSLAPSKSIAVTKQICHPDAEQADGCDWISDSNITVGVPPNATAIKYRVTLANSGNVDLNNVVAYDVLPYKNDTGLTDGTASTPRGSTVQEVLATVSDVSAGVDLSYSGSTNPARPQVYTGTTDADDWGTTVTEAKAIRAQVTSLAAGASVTFDYEASLVDGTANLVACNSIAATAATLAPIEPAAVCASTQAADLEITAPAHLPMQQGRPGAADFTVINHGGSPLSPATVTAVIPAGFSVTDLAPIGYACSDAAGDSAPIAGPVTLSCVTQKPDGTVRNLSLDAPDTLSIPVLVDEDATGPSCIDASVTGTLYDPDLTNNDTSFCAAVADSTLPLITLDKTDNTTSVTVGEQTTYSLTVASHLSSEAVAGAVLTDTLPAGETFVSASDGGTASGQTVTWNLAELNPTGAPSADGSDTTGGSGAAITVTVTVQIDDGTQDTLFNTASVSAPDPAGGPTLTDGATDTDTVRNVFTDLDPAIATPQNQSINTPLSDIVTTTGASLDPASVAQNTAPTHGSITIDTTTGAVTYIPAPGYSGADSYEVTVCDTSSPAQCHVSTVTVAVGVNVVDAVNDTDATTAVTPVTTDVTGNDTTQSGQPLAHPTVPTSPTHGSAVVNGDGTITYTPAAAWSGTDSYGYQLCDTSTPTPVCDTATVQVTVANVFLDATPSIPTAQNAPVTTPLADIVTTTGLLLDPTQVTQETAPAHGSIAIDPHSGAVTYTPTAGYTGDDSYAIQVCDTDGVCHNSPVSVSVGANVVVVQDATIGTRVNTDADPVDVLTTATSASGQPLGNPTITDQPGHGTVVVNADGTISYGPETDYVGSDSFTYTVCDTGSPTQACDTGTITVTVVAIADLVSTKTLDTATVVPGLPVSYTAMLHNSGPWTATNVHSIDPIDKRVMHAKGTPDASVPGGLCLTRPTTTADLARLNPASGPYTIDAYPQVVDCSYPSIPSGTTVHDTITGTVDPAALPGGTILNQAPVYADSYDPDLSNNVGTATATITAPADVDPTTSAPSGLARTGVDAAPTGILALLLMLAGAGTLFLARRRRRA